TCCACCGCACTGTGCGCGCTGAACACGGTGACCTCGTCGGCATGGTCGCGGGCGAGGGTGCGCAGCCGCGCGACGTTCGTTCGCCGGGTGCGGCCGTCCATCTGGTTGAGGTTGGCGAAAGCGCGCATGCCCGGCGGGCAATACGGCCGTACCGGGGCCACTTCGCCGTGGAAGAAGTACGCGTCTCCGGCGTGCAGGAGCCAGCCTTTGCCGGTGTCGACGGCGACGCCGGCGTGGCCGTTCGTGTGGCCGGGTAGCGGGACCAGCAGGATCTCCGGCGGCAGGCCGCGCAGCGGGCGGACCGCGTCGAAGCCGAACCAGATCTCGCCGGTCTCCTCGTAGATGCTCCACTTTGGACTGTGTGCGAAGTGGTTCGTCCGGTAACGGGTCTTCTCCGGAAGGTTTTTCGGGTGACCGGCGGCCCGGCGCTCCCGCGCGTGGACGTGCACGGTCGCGTCCGGGAAGTCGGCGAGCCCGCCGGCGTGGTCCAGGTCCAGGTGTGTCATCACGATGTGCCGCACGTCGGCCGGATCGTGGCCGAGGGCGCGGATCTGTGCCACCGCCGTCTCCTCGGCCGAAGGGCGCCCGCCCACCATCGTGAGCATCGGCGCGCCGAGCCAGCCGCGCGGATCGGTCGCGGCATGGCTGCCGAGTCCGGTGTCCACCAGTACGAGTGAATCCGCGGTCTCGATCAGCAGGCAGTGCGCCACGAGCAGGCTGCGCCGGGCGAGCCCCGGGTTCCCGTCGAACAGTCGCCCGCCCGGCGGGTGCATGGTTCCGCAGTTCAGATGGTGTACGCGCATCAGAAGTACTCCCGTTCGACGGTGGTACGCAGATGGGTGGCGACGGTCTGCGGCGGGGGCACGTCCCGCCTGATCTGCTTGCGTGGCCCGGTTTCCCGGCGCGTCTGTCGCAATGGGACAGACAATGACTCGCTTGCGGACGTCGGCCCGGTCGCGAGGTAGCCCTGCCTGCCGAACAGGCCGGTGGTCGATGGGAGCATCCGGCGACGGCTGTCGGTACGGGCCATTTCGATCACGGTACCCGCGCCATGACGACCGGTCTAATCATCCGGCGGACCCGCGTCCGGTCCGGCCGGTAGCCTCGGCGCCATGGCGAACCCCACCGGAGAGCAGTTCGAAATCACCCGCGGCACCGCCCGCGCCCTCGTCACCGAAATCGGTGCCGGGCTGCGTGCGTTCGAGGTCGGCGGGGTGCCTTACGTCGAAACGTTCGCCGAGGACGAGAAGCCGCCGAAGGGGCTCGGGCAAGTGCTGCTGCCGTGGCCGAACCGCACCAAGGGCGGCCAGTGGGCGTTCGAAGGCGAGAAGCAGCAGCTGGAGATCACCGAGGAGGCCCGCGGCAACGCCATCCACGGCCTCACCCGGCATCTGGAATGGGAGCTGCTGGAGCACGCCGAGTCGTCGATCACCCTCGCCGTCGACGTCGCGGTGCAGCCCGGCTGGCCGGTTCCGCTGCGCGCCACGGTCACCTATGACCTGCAGCCGCGCGAGCTCGTGATCACGCACGAGATCCGCAACGAGGGGGAGCAGCCGATCGGCGTCGGGGTGGGCACCCACCCGTACTTCCGGCTCGGTGACGTCCCCACCGACGAGCTGACGCTGACCCTGCCCGCCGCGCGGGTGCGGCCGTACGAGGGGGACCAGCAGATGCCCTACGCCGAGGAACAGGACGTGGCCGGCACCGAGTACGACTTCCGCGCGGGCAAGGTGCTCGCCGGGGTCGACCTGGACACCGCGTTCGGCACGCTGGTGCCGGCCTCGGACGGCACGCACCACCACGTGCTCGCCCACGGCGACCGGCAGCTGGTGGTCTGGACCGGTCCGGATTTCCGCTGGGTACAGGTGTTCACGCCGGACGAGCTGACCGGCCGCGGCCGCGCGATCGCGATCGAGCCGATGACCTGCCCGGCCGACGCGCTCAACACCGGGACCGACCTGATCGAACTGGCGCCCGCCGGGTCCTGGACGGCCAGCTGGGGAATCCGTGTCCCGTGACGCCTGAGCTGCTGCCCGAGTCCGCCGCCGGTGAGCTGCTCACCCTGCAGCGGGCCGCGTTCCTGATCGAGGCGCGGGCGCACCACGACCTCGATCTGCCGCCGCTGCTGGAGACTCTCGACCAGGTGCGGGCCGCGCTCGCCGACCCGGCGGTCACCGTATGGGGATTCCGGGACGGCGCGCGGATCGTGGCAGCGGTCCGGGTGGTGGTGCGTGGTGAGGTCGCCGAGCTGGGCAGGCTCGTGGTCGCTCCGGACCGCCAAGGCGAGGGGTTCGGCACCGCGTTGCTGCTCGCCGCCGAGGCGGCCGCACCACCGGCGGTCACCGGCTTCCGGCTGACCACCGGTGAGTTCTCGGCCGGTCCGCTGCGGCTGTATACCCGGCATGGGTATCGCGAGACGCACCGCAGCCCGGAAGGCGAGCATCAGCTGGTGCACCTGGCGAAGGTGCGCGAGGCGCGCTGATTTCGTTAGCGTGTCGAACTATGGCGTACAAAGCGATTGTCGGGGGCTACGTCGTCCCCATCGGTTCGGCCCCGATCGACGGCGGCACAGTGCTTCTGGAGGACGACCGGATCTCCCGCGTCGGCCCGGAAGCCGACGTCGAGGTGCCGGAGGAGGCGGAGCTGGTCGACGCTTCCGGCAGCTGGGTGCTGCCGGGGTTCATCGACGCGCACGCGCACCTCGGGGTGTCCGAGGAGGGCGAAGGCTGGTCCGGTTCGGACGTCAACGAAATGACCGACCCGAACGGTGCCCGGTTCCGCGCGATCGATGGCATCGACCCGTACGAGACCGGGTTCGACGACGCGCTCTCCGGCGGCGTGACGAGCGTGGTGATCAAGCCGGGCTCGGGCAACCCGATCGGCGGCCAGACCGTCGGCGTGAAGACCTGGGGCCGCAGCATTCTGGACATGACCTTCGCCGAGCAGGTCAGCGTGAAGAGCGCGCTCGGCGAGAATCCGAAGCGGGTCTACGGGGACAAGCAGACCACGCCGTCCACCAGGCTCGGGGTGGCTTCGATCCTGCGCGAGGCGTTCACCAACGCCCGCAACTACCAGGCGAAGCGCACGCACGCGCTGAGCGAGGGCAAGCCCTTCGAAACCGACCTCACCCACGAGACTCTGGCCAAGGTGCTCGACGGCGAGCTGTACTGGGATCAGCACGTGCATCGCGCGGACGACATGGTCACCGCCATCCGGCTGGCCGAGGAATTCGGCTACCGGTTGGTGATCAACCACGGCACCGAAGGTCACCTGATCGCCGATCTGCTGGCCGAACGCGAGGTCCCGGTGATCCTCGGTCCGCTGTTCACCACCCGGTCGAAGGCCGAGCTGCGCCACCGCAGCCTGCGCTCTGCGGGCATCCTGGCCAGGGCCGGGGTGAAGATCGCGATCACCACCGATCACCCGGTGGTGCCGATCAACTTCCTGGTCTACCAGGCAGCACTCGCGGTGAAGGACGGACTGGACCCGGAGACCGCGCTGAAGGCCCTGACCGTGCACCCGGCCGAGATGCTCGGCCTGGCCGAGCGGATCGGCTCGCTGACCCCGGGCTTGGACGCGGACGTGGTGGTGTGGTCGGGCGACCCGCTGGACGTGATGAACCGGGCCATGCGCGTGTTCGTCCGGGGCCGCGAGGTGTACTCCTTCGACGAGTCCACCGGCGAGGGCGTGCCGGCGGATCGGCGGTACCGGGAGACGCGCTGAACCTCAATCGAGCAGCGCGTTGAGATCGATCTTGCACGGGAACGGCTCGGTGGTCGTGAAGACGCCGGTGACCGCCGGGCCGTTCCGGTAACGGGATTCCCCGTCCCGGTGGCAGACCACGAGGGAGATCGGCTGGGTGAGATCGAGGATCCAGTAGAACGGGATTCCGGCCTCGGCGTACTCGCTGTGCTTGGTCTTGTGGTCGGTGCGCTTCGAGCCAGGGGAAACCACCTCGACGACCACGAGAACCTCGTTCGCGCGGAACATCGCCGAATCCCGGTCGACCCGCTCGTTCGCCGCGCGGTAGGTGATCATGAAATCGGGGCGACGCGAGAAACCGGCTTGGCCCGGCGGCGTCAATCCCAGGTCGACGTCCAAGTCGAGGTTGACGTCGAGTTCAGGCGGTAGCTGTGGCTCCAAGATGGTCGACAGTCGATAGGCGGCTCTGTTGTGCCGTCTGATCGGGCTTGGGGACATCACGACGCGACCCTCCACGAGTTCAGTGAAGCCGGATTCGGGTTCACCGAGGGCCGCGTATTCCTCGATCGACAGCAGGTGGTCCGGGATCTTCCAGGGGAATTCACTCTGCGTCGGCTCGGGACGTGCTGTCACAGCGTCTCCTCACGTCACCGGCATTGTCTCACGGTCTTCGGCGACCGTCAGTGACCATATCGACGCCGATGATCA
This Amycolatopsis sulphurea DNA region includes the following protein-coding sequences:
- a CDS encoding MBL fold metallo-hydrolase; amino-acid sequence: MRVHHLNCGTMHPPGGRLFDGNPGLARRSLLVAHCLLIETADSLVLVDTGLGSHAATDPRGWLGAPMLTMVGGRPSAEETAVAQIRALGHDPADVRHIVMTHLDLDHAGGLADFPDATVHVHARERRAAGHPKNLPEKTRYRTNHFAHSPKWSIYEETGEIWFGFDAVRPLRGLPPEILLVPLPGHTNGHAGVAVDTGKGWLLHAGDAYFFHGEVAPVRPYCPPGMRAFANLNQMDGRTRRTNVARLRTLARDHADEVTVFSAHSAVEFQALRRRSVHSGL
- a CDS encoding amidohydrolase, with translation MAYKAIVGGYVVPIGSAPIDGGTVLLEDDRISRVGPEADVEVPEEAELVDASGSWVLPGFIDAHAHLGVSEEGEGWSGSDVNEMTDPNGARFRAIDGIDPYETGFDDALSGGVTSVVIKPGSGNPIGGQTVGVKTWGRSILDMTFAEQVSVKSALGENPKRVYGDKQTTPSTRLGVASILREAFTNARNYQAKRTHALSEGKPFETDLTHETLAKVLDGELYWDQHVHRADDMVTAIRLAEEFGYRLVINHGTEGHLIADLLAEREVPVILGPLFTTRSKAELRHRSLRSAGILARAGVKIAITTDHPVVPINFLVYQAALAVKDGLDPETALKALTVHPAEMLGLAERIGSLTPGLDADVVVWSGDPLDVMNRAMRVFVRGREVYSFDESTGEGVPADRRYRETR
- a CDS encoding GNAT family N-acetyltransferase codes for the protein MDGQLGNPCPVTPELLPESAAGELLTLQRAAFLIEARAHHDLDLPPLLETLDQVRAALADPAVTVWGFRDGARIVAAVRVVVRGEVAELGRLVVAPDRQGEGFGTALLLAAEAAAPPAVTGFRLTTGEFSAGPLRLYTRHGYRETHRSPEGEHQLVHLAKVREAR
- a CDS encoding aldose 1-epimerase family protein — its product is MANPTGEQFEITRGTARALVTEIGAGLRAFEVGGVPYVETFAEDEKPPKGLGQVLLPWPNRTKGGQWAFEGEKQQLEITEEARGNAIHGLTRHLEWELLEHAESSITLAVDVAVQPGWPVPLRATVTYDLQPRELVITHEIRNEGEQPIGVGVGTHPYFRLGDVPTDELTLTLPAARVRPYEGDQQMPYAEEQDVAGTEYDFRAGKVLAGVDLDTAFGTLVPASDGTHHHVLAHGDRQLVVWTGPDFRWVQVFTPDELTGRGRAIAIEPMTCPADALNTGTDLIELAPAGSWTASWGIRVP
- a CDS encoding Uma2 family endonuclease, yielding MTARPEPTQSEFPWKIPDHLLSIEEYAALGEPESGFTELVEGRVVMSPSPIRRHNRAAYRLSTILEPQLPPELDVNLDLDVDLGLTPPGQAGFSRRPDFMITYRAANERVDRDSAMFRANEVLVVVEVVSPGSKRTDHKTKHSEYAEAGIPFYWILDLTQPISLVVCHRDGESRYRNGPAVTGVFTTTEPFPCKIDLNALLD